Proteins encoded by one window of Pseudonocardia alni:
- a CDS encoding response regulator transcription factor, which translates to MAQILIVEDDPGIRGALIRGLTERGHAVDSAPTAMAGLEHAVGKRPDLVVLDLGLPDMDGTTMLRMLRGASTVPVIVATARDDETEIVSVLDAGADDYLVKPFAAAQLDARIRAVLRRLGDGAGDPTVVVGGLSVDPRSRRAVLDGTELELTPREFDLLHHLAARADQVVSKRELVTEVWQQPYGGADKTVDVHLSWLRRKLGETAQAPRYLHSVRGVGVRLSAPPAPPGTGEGTA; encoded by the coding sequence GTGGCCCAGATCCTGATCGTCGAGGACGACCCCGGCATCCGCGGAGCGCTCATCCGCGGGCTGACCGAGCGGGGGCACGCCGTCGACTCCGCACCGACCGCGATGGCCGGGCTGGAGCACGCCGTCGGGAAGCGGCCCGACCTCGTGGTGCTCGACCTCGGCCTGCCCGACATGGACGGCACCACCATGCTGCGGATGCTGCGTGGCGCCAGCACGGTGCCGGTGATCGTCGCGACCGCACGCGACGACGAGACCGAGATCGTCTCCGTGCTCGACGCGGGAGCCGACGACTACCTGGTCAAACCGTTCGCCGCCGCCCAGCTCGACGCCCGGATCCGGGCGGTGCTGCGCCGGCTCGGCGACGGGGCGGGCGACCCCACCGTCGTCGTCGGCGGGCTGTCGGTGGACCCCCGTTCGCGGCGCGCGGTGCTCGACGGCACCGAGCTGGAGCTGACCCCGCGCGAGTTCGACCTGCTGCACCACCTCGCCGCCCGTGCCGACCAGGTCGTCAGCAAGCGGGAGCTGGTGACCGAGGTCTGGCAGCAGCCCTACGGCGGCGCCGACAAGACCGTCGACGTGCACCTGTCGTGGCTGCGCCGCAAGCTCGGCGAGACCGCGCAGGCCCCGCGCTACCTGCACTCGGTGCGCGGCGTCGGGGTCCGGCTGTCCGCGCCGCCGGCGCCGCCGGGGACCGGGGAGGGCACCGCCTGA
- a CDS encoding HAMP domain-containing sensor histidine kinase, protein MRRRILVLVGATVLLVLVAFAVPLATLIRSVAESSAVSAATVQAQVLTPAVAGGDRSVLVPAVQNADGRDASDVSVFLPDGTVLGAPAPRSPVVRLGLLGTSASTEAAGGRELVFAVTGAAGGNAAIRVFVPDAELTRGVTRSWLLLGGLSLVLLAGGLLLADRLARTLVDATTDLSGVSERLAAGDLSARADPGAPAELGVVASALNGLAGRISELLREERENVADLAHRVRTPLTALQLDAEALRDPDESARLSAGVDGVRRAVTGAIEQARRRGGTTRSADAAAVVRERVEFWRVLAEDTDRSVTLHLADGPLPVACAPGDLEACVDALLGNVFAHTPDGTAFDVELSARAGGGARIVVHDDGPGLPPGTDPTSRGVSGGGSTGLGLDIARRTADQGGGALTVLSPAGGGLRVELELGPPAG, encoded by the coding sequence ATGCGCCGGCGCATCCTCGTCCTCGTCGGGGCGACCGTGCTGCTGGTGCTGGTCGCGTTCGCGGTCCCGCTCGCGACGCTGATCCGCTCGGTCGCGGAGAGCTCGGCGGTGTCCGCGGCGACCGTCCAGGCCCAGGTGCTGACCCCGGCCGTCGCGGGCGGGGACCGGTCGGTGCTGGTCCCCGCCGTACAGAACGCCGACGGCCGCGACGCCTCCGACGTCTCGGTGTTCCTGCCCGACGGCACCGTGCTCGGCGCGCCCGCACCGCGCAGCCCGGTCGTCCGGCTGGGTCTGCTCGGGACGAGCGCGTCGACCGAGGCGGCCGGCGGGCGCGAGCTGGTGTTCGCGGTGACCGGCGCCGCGGGCGGCAACGCCGCGATCCGCGTGTTCGTCCCCGACGCCGAGCTCACCCGCGGGGTGACCCGCTCCTGGCTGCTGCTGGGCGGGCTGTCGCTGGTGCTGCTCGCCGGAGGGCTGCTGCTCGCGGACCGGCTGGCCCGCACCCTCGTCGACGCCACCACCGACCTGTCCGGGGTGTCGGAGCGGCTCGCGGCCGGCGACCTGTCCGCGCGCGCCGACCCCGGCGCCCCGGCCGAGCTCGGTGTCGTCGCGAGCGCGCTGAACGGGCTGGCCGGGCGGATCTCGGAGCTGCTGCGCGAGGAGCGGGAGAACGTCGCGGACCTGGCACACCGGGTCCGCACCCCGCTGACCGCCCTGCAGCTCGACGCCGAGGCCCTGCGCGACCCGGACGAGTCCGCACGGCTGTCGGCCGGGGTCGACGGCGTCCGGCGCGCGGTCACGGGCGCGATCGAGCAGGCCCGGCGACGCGGCGGCACGACCCGCAGCGCGGACGCGGCGGCCGTCGTCCGGGAGCGGGTGGAGTTCTGGCGGGTGCTGGCCGAGGACACCGACCGCTCGGTGACCCTGCACCTGGCCGACGGCCCGCTGCCCGTGGCCTGCGCACCCGGCGACCTGGAGGCGTGTGTGGACGCGCTGCTGGGCAACGTCTTCGCGCACACCCCGGACGGCACGGCCTTCGACGTCGAGCTGTCGGCCCGGGCCGGCGGGGGCGCCCGGATCGTCGTGCACGACGACGGTCCGGGGCTGCCGCCCGGGACCGACCCGACCTCCCGCGGGGTCAGCGGCGGCGGCTCGACGGGGCTGGGCCTCGACATCGCCCGGCGCACCGCCGACCAGGGCGGCGGGGCACTGACGGTGCTCTCCCCGGCCGGGGGCGGGCTGCGGGTGGAGCTGGAGCTGGGGCCGCCCGCGGGCTGA
- a CDS encoding PepSY domain-containing protein, translated as MPSTLSLAALAATGLLLVGGGAACASPAEVAVTPAAQSAADTAPAPGAGAAVDRAAAERIAVERAGGGQVVTVEFDRADDDRDDDRDDDSRSDDRDHWEVEVRTADAEHDVDVDAATGEVLDHDVDRNDRTDDDRDDS; from the coding sequence ATGCCCTCGACGCTCTCCCTCGCCGCCCTCGCCGCCACCGGCCTCCTGCTCGTCGGCGGCGGTGCCGCGTGCGCCTCGCCGGCCGAGGTCGCCGTGACCCCCGCCGCGCAGAGCGCCGCCGACACCGCCCCCGCACCGGGCGCCGGTGCCGCCGTGGACCGTGCCGCGGCCGAGCGGATCGCCGTCGAGCGGGCCGGGGGCGGACAGGTCGTGACGGTCGAGTTCGACCGCGCCGACGACGACCGCGACGACGACCGGGACGACGACTCCCGCTCCGACGACCGCGACCACTGGGAGGTCGAGGTCCGCACCGCCGACGCCGAGCACGACGTCGACGTCGACGCCGCGACCGGTGAGGTCCTCGACCACGACGTCGACCGGAACGACCGCACCGACGACGACCGCGACGACAGCTGA
- a CDS encoding DUF2399 domain-containing protein — MTPPGPVAERLAELLAASGRTRIPRSAVRAAFLQADPTMVGSVDARRNLAGVLAELAAAGVLEPTGRTDDGVPPLPNSVRLVRPCTDAAPAVDRGPWHPALSGAADLRRPSRVLLQVNDWLFAHASRAVEVPLRERALEITGDEKAFDGPLPGGLTPEVLRARRVVPPLHRERLPGGGPVLLVVENADTLDSLRRALAPEPGPVGGLAWGAGNAFTASVLALRDDPPAAVRYFGDLDAAGLRIPRAASDLAEAHGLPPVRPATGLYRALLRHGRPASARTVDHSEVEWLDAGLRGPVRDLFAAGARLAQEAVGVTVLAGDPDWRDGLAPA; from the coding sequence ATGACCCCGCCCGGGCCGGTCGCGGAGCGGCTCGCGGAGCTGCTGGCGGCCTCCGGGCGGACCCGGATCCCGCGCTCGGCGGTGCGCGCGGCGTTCCTGCAGGCGGACCCCACGATGGTCGGCAGCGTCGACGCCCGGCGGAACCTCGCCGGGGTACTGGCCGAGCTGGCCGCCGCGGGCGTGCTGGAGCCGACCGGCCGGACCGACGACGGGGTGCCGCCGCTGCCGAACTCGGTACGGCTGGTCCGGCCGTGCACGGACGCCGCCCCGGCCGTGGACCGGGGGCCGTGGCATCCCGCGCTGTCGGGGGCCGCGGACCTGCGGCGGCCGTCGCGGGTGCTGCTGCAGGTCAACGACTGGCTGTTCGCCCACGCGTCCCGGGCGGTGGAGGTCCCGCTGCGCGAGCGCGCGCTGGAGATCACCGGCGACGAGAAGGCCTTCGACGGCCCGCTGCCCGGCGGGCTGACGCCGGAGGTCCTGCGGGCCCGCCGGGTCGTCCCGCCGCTGCACCGCGAGCGCCTGCCCGGCGGCGGGCCGGTGCTGCTCGTCGTCGAGAACGCCGACACCCTGGACTCGCTGCGCCGTGCCCTGGCGCCCGAGCCCGGCCCGGTCGGTGGCCTCGCCTGGGGCGCGGGGAACGCGTTCACCGCGTCGGTGCTCGCCCTGCGCGACGACCCGCCCGCGGCGGTCCGCTACTTCGGCGACCTCGACGCCGCCGGGCTGCGGATCCCGCGTGCCGCCTCCGATCTCGCCGAGGCGCACGGCCTGCCGCCGGTGCGGCCCGCGACCGGGCTGTACCGGGCGCTGCTGCGACACGGGCGCCCGGCCTCGGCGCGGACGGTGGACCACAGCGAGGTCGAGTGGCTCGACGCCGGACTGCGCGGCCCCGTCCGCGACCTCTTCGCGGCCGGGGCGCGCCTGGCCCAGGAGGCCGTCGGGGTCACGGTCCTGGCCGGCGACCCGGACTGGCGCGACGGGCTCGCCCCGGCCTGA
- a CDS encoding PepSY domain-containing protein produces the protein MRTPLTVAAVAATGLLLVGGGTALALGAGGAPDELTVVPTGAAIARTADLLPPELPRTAAPTAPAAATAPAAPTPAAPAVDRAAAERAALAAAGGGRVTEVEFDRADSDDDRHDDDRDDDRSDGRDHWEVEVVNGTTEHDLDIDAATGQVLDHDVDRHDGDDDRHDRDDD, from the coding sequence GTGCGTACCCCGCTCACCGTCGCCGCCGTCGCCGCCACCGGTCTCCTGCTCGTCGGCGGGGGCACCGCCCTCGCGCTCGGCGCGGGCGGCGCCCCGGACGAGCTCACCGTCGTCCCGACCGGCGCCGCGATCGCGCGCACCGCCGACCTCCTGCCCCCGGAGCTGCCCCGTACCGCCGCGCCCACGGCACCCGCGGCCGCCACCGCGCCCGCAGCCCCCACCCCCGCCGCGCCGGCGGTCGACCGCGCCGCCGCCGAGCGCGCCGCCCTCGCCGCCGCGGGCGGCGGGCGGGTCACCGAGGTCGAGTTCGACCGGGCCGACAGCGACGACGACCGGCACGACGACGACCGCGACGACGACCGCAGCGACGGCCGGGACCACTGGGAGGTCGAGGTCGTGAACGGCACCACCGAGCACGATCTCGACATCGACGCCGCCACCGGCCAGGTCCTCGACCACGACGTCGACCGGCACGACGGCGACGACGACCGGCACGACCGCGACGACGACTGA
- a CDS encoding P1 family peptidase, with translation MRAGERNGLTDVEGLRVGHAAVNGPGARSGTTVVLAPPGGAVAGVDVRGAAPGTRETDLLDPVATVQRVHAVTLSGGSAFGLDAASGVMARLERDGEGFPVPGAVVPIVPAAVVFDLGRGGDPRARPTAVTGTAAYDDAHAGPVVQGSVGAGTGAVSGGLRGGIGSASAVLTEGSAAGTTIAALVVLNSAGAAADPATGEVYGARHGLPGEFAAGVAPALAPPERLAALYAGHVNPLGTATTLVVVGTDAALDKVGCTRLATMAHDGLARSISPVHTIRDGDCAFALATGTRAAPDVAGVFALQAAAAEVTARAVAHALLAAEPAPDRPSYSSLLVGP, from the coding sequence GTGCGAGCGGGCGAGCGGAACGGGCTGACCGACGTCGAGGGCCTGCGGGTCGGGCACGCGGCGGTGAACGGGCCGGGTGCCCGCAGCGGGACGACGGTCGTGCTGGCCCCGCCGGGCGGCGCGGTCGCCGGCGTGGACGTGCGCGGCGCCGCGCCCGGCACCCGGGAGACCGACCTGCTCGACCCGGTCGCGACGGTCCAGCGCGTGCACGCCGTCACCCTGTCCGGGGGCAGCGCCTTCGGTCTCGACGCCGCGTCCGGCGTGATGGCCCGGCTGGAGCGCGACGGCGAGGGGTTCCCGGTGCCGGGCGCCGTCGTGCCGATCGTGCCGGCCGCCGTGGTGTTCGACCTCGGTCGCGGCGGTGACCCCCGGGCCCGCCCGACCGCGGTGACCGGCACGGCCGCCTACGACGACGCACACGCCGGCCCGGTCGTCCAGGGTTCGGTCGGGGCGGGCACCGGCGCGGTGTCCGGCGGGCTTCGCGGCGGGATCGGGTCGGCGTCCGCGGTGCTCACCGAGGGCTCTGCCGCCGGGACGACGATCGCGGCCCTGGTCGTCCTCAACTCCGCCGGTGCGGCCGCGGACCCGGCCACCGGTGAGGTGTACGGCGCCCGGCACGGTCTGCCGGGCGAGTTCGCCGCCGGGGTGGCCCCGGCCCTCGCCCCGCCGGAGCGGCTCGCCGCGCTGTACGCAGGGCACGTGAACCCGCTGGGGACGGCGACGACGCTGGTGGTCGTCGGCACCGACGCGGCCCTGGACAAGGTCGGCTGCACCCGGCTGGCGACGATGGCGCACGACGGCCTGGCCCGGTCGATCTCGCCGGTGCACACGATCCGCGACGGCGACTGCGCGTTCGCGCTGGCCACGGGCACCCGGGCCGCACCGGACGTCGCCGGGGTGTTCGCGCTGCAGGCGGCCGCGGCGGAGGTGACGGCGCGGGCGGTGGCGCACGCGCTGCTGGCGGCGGAACCGGCGCCGGACCGGCCGTCGTACTCGTCGCTCCTGGTGGGCCCGTGA
- a CDS encoding SRPBCC family protein — translation MQLENKFTIAAPIEDAWKALNDPELIAPCFPGATLTEYEGDSFQGTVKVKLGPISLTYKGKGTYIERDDANHKVVIDASGRDARGNGTAKAVVTGTMVADGADKTSVTMVTDMTVTGRPAQFGRGVISDVADKIIGQFSSCVADKLTGPGAATSNGAGPKHAADQTSPIPAVPPGPGEQAAPAPVKRTYQPQSSPVEAIDLLDSAGAPVLKRLGPVLGGVGALVLLVVLIRRLRGAKG, via the coding sequence ATGCAACTGGAGAACAAGTTCACGATCGCGGCGCCGATCGAGGACGCGTGGAAGGCCCTCAACGACCCGGAGCTCATCGCTCCGTGCTTCCCCGGGGCGACCCTGACCGAGTACGAGGGCGACTCGTTCCAGGGCACCGTCAAGGTCAAGCTCGGCCCGATCTCGCTCACGTACAAGGGCAAGGGCACCTACATCGAGCGTGACGACGCGAACCACAAGGTGGTCATCGACGCGTCCGGCCGCGACGCCCGCGGCAACGGCACCGCCAAGGCCGTCGTGACCGGCACGATGGTCGCCGACGGTGCGGACAAGACCTCGGTCACGATGGTCACCGACATGACCGTCACCGGTCGTCCGGCGCAGTTCGGCCGGGGTGTCATCTCCGACGTCGCCGACAAGATCATCGGGCAGTTCTCGAGCTGCGTCGCGGACAAGCTGACCGGCCCCGGTGCGGCGACCTCCAACGGCGCGGGCCCGAAGCACGCGGCCGACCAGACCAGTCCGATCCCGGCCGTCCCGCCGGGCCCGGGTGAGCAGGCCGCGCCCGCCCCGGTGAAGCGGACCTACCAGCCGCAGAGCAGCCCGGTCGAGGCCATCGACCTGCTCGACTCGGCGGGTGCCCCGGTGCTCAAGCGCCTCGGGCCGGTGCTGGGCGGCGTGGGCGCGCTCGTGCTGCTGGTCGTGCTGATCCGGCGTCTGCGTGGCGCGAAGGGCTGA
- a CDS encoding FAD binding domain-containing protein has product MIPAKFDYVRPSSVEEAVSALQSAGEDAKILAGGQSLLPVLRLRMAAPSTVIDLGGIPELKRIGEDDQYVMVGAMATHHEVMRNDLVNSHVELIARATETVADPQVRHRGTLGGALAHADPAGDLGAAALAMDAEFVILGAGGTRLVTAADFFQDYFTTAIGEGEILTMIRFPKRSGWKSHYEKFNRVAQAWSMVAVAVALKVDGGTITEARVGLTNMGNVPIRATGVEAALVGKAAGPDVAKAAAEHALEGTSAPSDADAAADYREHLAKVLTGRAVLAAAG; this is encoded by the coding sequence GTGATCCCGGCGAAGTTCGACTACGTCCGGCCCTCCTCGGTCGAGGAGGCCGTGTCGGCCCTGCAGTCGGCCGGTGAGGACGCGAAGATCCTGGCGGGCGGGCAGAGCCTGCTGCCGGTGCTGCGCCTGCGGATGGCCGCGCCGAGCACCGTCATCGACCTCGGGGGCATCCCCGAGCTCAAGCGGATCGGCGAGGACGACCAGTACGTCATGGTCGGCGCGATGGCCACCCACCACGAGGTCATGCGCAACGACCTGGTGAACTCCCACGTGGAGCTGATCGCCCGGGCGACCGAGACCGTCGCGGACCCGCAGGTCCGCCACCGCGGCACCCTGGGCGGCGCGCTCGCGCACGCCGACCCGGCCGGTGACCTGGGCGCGGCCGCCCTGGCGATGGACGCCGAGTTCGTCATCCTGGGTGCCGGTGGCACCCGCCTGGTGACCGCGGCGGACTTCTTCCAGGACTACTTCACGACCGCGATCGGCGAGGGCGAGATCCTCACCATGATCCGGTTCCCGAAGCGGTCCGGCTGGAAGAGCCACTACGAGAAGTTCAACCGGGTCGCCCAGGCGTGGTCGATGGTGGCCGTCGCCGTGGCGCTGAAGGTGGACGGCGGGACCATCACCGAGGCCCGCGTCGGCCTGACCAACATGGGCAACGTGCCGATCCGGGCGACCGGTGTCGAGGCGGCCCTGGTGGGCAAGGCCGCGGGTCCGGACGTCGCGAAGGCGGCCGCCGAGCACGCGCTCGAGGGCACGTCCGCTCCGAGTGACGCGGACGCCGCCGCCGACTACCGTGAGCACCTGGCGAAGGTTCTCACCGGTCGTGCGGTGCTGGCCGCGGCCGGCTGA
- a CDS encoding xanthine dehydrogenase family protein molybdopterin-binding subunit, with translation MTTTAEPTTTGEIGKARVRKEDQRLITGRSRYTDSITPPGTVHIAVVRSTIARATITSIDKSEAEKAPGVFGVYTAADLGAEEVGMPCAWPITPDQKAPQRPVLAVGRVNFSGEGVAVVVARSAAAARDAAELVEVDYEPLDPVLDMEAAAQDGAELVHPDLGTNVSATWVFDSAAAGTGADVAEAIKAAEADSDSVVVRRRFRQQRLIPAFMEPRSCVVDPTGEQLTIWAATQVPHILRTMTTVTLGVPESKLRVIAPDVGGGFGGKIGVLPEEMLCVLLAQKLGKPVKWTETRSECMLTAHHARDQIQDLVMTAKKDGTITGFDVHLYADMGAYLGLVGPGVPILGAFMFNAIYKIPALKFTCSNVFTNKALTDAYRGAGRPEATFAVERMLDELAVELGRDPMELREQNWIKHEEFPFTTVVGLTYDTGNYEQATQRAMELFDYAGLRREQEERRRSGDPVQLGIGISTFTEMCGLAPSRVLGSLDYGAGGWEAASIRMLATGKVEVTTGASAHGQGHETAFSQIVADKLGVAFEDVEILHGDTQVAPKGLDTYGSRSLVVGGVAIVNAADKVIEKATKIAAHLLEASEDDIEFANGQFTVKGTDKGKAIQEIAFAAFMAHDYPEGMEPSLDSDAVFDPENFSYPHGTHLAAIEVDTDTGRVNLRKYVCVDDIGNVINPLIVEGQVHGGLAQGIAQALFEEANYDDQGTLVNATFVDYTIPSAADLPSFTTETVSTPATSNPLGVKGVGEAGTIASTPAILNGVLDAVRHLGVDEIEMPTTSQRVWRALQVAKGKNPQETPSDTHAPGAGLGSIDPNNPKGEVQ, from the coding sequence GTGACGACGACCGCCGAACCCACCACGACCGGCGAGATCGGCAAGGCCCGGGTCCGCAAGGAGGACCAGCGCCTCATCACCGGCCGGTCCCGCTACACCGACTCCATCACCCCTCCGGGAACCGTCCACATCGCCGTCGTCCGGTCGACGATCGCGCGGGCGACCATCACCTCGATCGACAAGTCCGAGGCCGAGAAGGCCCCGGGTGTGTTCGGCGTCTACACCGCGGCCGACCTCGGTGCGGAGGAGGTCGGCATGCCCTGCGCGTGGCCGATCACCCCGGACCAGAAGGCCCCGCAGCGCCCGGTGCTCGCCGTCGGCCGCGTCAACTTCTCCGGTGAGGGCGTCGCCGTCGTCGTCGCCCGGTCGGCCGCCGCCGCGCGCGACGCCGCCGAGCTCGTCGAGGTCGACTACGAGCCGCTCGACCCGGTCCTCGACATGGAGGCCGCCGCGCAGGACGGCGCCGAGCTGGTCCACCCGGACCTCGGCACCAACGTCTCCGCGACCTGGGTGTTCGACTCCGCCGCCGCCGGCACCGGTGCCGACGTGGCCGAGGCCATCAAGGCCGCCGAGGCCGACAGCGACTCCGTCGTCGTCCGCCGCCGCTTCCGCCAGCAGCGCCTGATCCCCGCGTTCATGGAGCCCCGCTCCTGCGTGGTGGACCCGACCGGTGAGCAGCTGACCATCTGGGCCGCGACCCAGGTGCCGCACATCCTGCGCACCATGACCACGGTGACCCTCGGGGTGCCGGAGTCCAAGCTGCGTGTCATCGCCCCCGACGTGGGCGGCGGCTTCGGCGGCAAGATCGGCGTCCTGCCCGAGGAGATGCTCTGCGTGCTGCTCGCGCAGAAGCTGGGCAAGCCGGTCAAGTGGACCGAGACCCGCAGCGAGTGCATGCTCACCGCGCACCACGCCCGGGACCAGATCCAGGACCTCGTGATGACCGCCAAGAAGGACGGCACCATCACCGGGTTCGACGTCCACCTCTACGCCGACATGGGTGCCTACCTGGGCCTCGTCGGGCCGGGTGTGCCGATCCTCGGCGCGTTCATGTTCAACGCGATCTACAAGATCCCCGCGCTGAAGTTCACCTGCTCCAACGTCTTCACCAACAAGGCGCTGACCGACGCCTACCGCGGCGCCGGCCGCCCCGAGGCGACCTTCGCCGTCGAGCGCATGCTCGACGAGCTGGCCGTCGAGCTCGGCCGCGACCCGATGGAGCTGCGCGAGCAGAACTGGATCAAGCACGAGGAGTTCCCCTTCACGACCGTCGTGGGCCTGACCTACGACACCGGCAACTACGAGCAGGCCACGCAGCGCGCGATGGAGCTGTTCGACTACGCCGGTCTGCGCCGTGAGCAGGAGGAGCGCCGCCGCTCCGGTGACCCGGTCCAGCTGGGCATCGGCATCTCGACCTTCACCGAGATGTGCGGCCTCGCCCCGTCCCGCGTGCTCGGCTCGCTGGACTACGGCGCCGGCGGCTGGGAGGCCGCCAGCATCCGGATGCTGGCCACCGGCAAGGTCGAGGTCACCACCGGTGCCTCCGCCCACGGCCAGGGCCACGAGACGGCGTTCTCGCAGATCGTCGCGGACAAGCTGGGCGTCGCGTTCGAGGACGTCGAGATCCTGCACGGCGACACCCAGGTGGCGCCGAAGGGCCTCGACACCTACGGCTCGCGCTCGCTGGTCGTCGGCGGTGTGGCCATCGTCAACGCCGCGGACAAGGTGATCGAGAAGGCGACGAAGATCGCCGCGCACCTGCTCGAGGCCTCCGAGGACGACATCGAGTTCGCGAACGGCCAGTTCACGGTCAAGGGCACCGACAAGGGCAAGGCCATCCAGGAGATCGCGTTCGCCGCGTTCATGGCGCACGACTACCCGGAGGGTATGGAGCCCTCGCTGGACTCCGACGCCGTCTTCGACCCGGAGAACTTCTCCTACCCGCACGGCACCCACCTGGCCGCGATCGAGGTCGACACCGACACCGGCCGGGTGAACCTGCGCAAGTACGTCTGCGTCGACGACATCGGCAACGTCATCAACCCGCTGATCGTCGAGGGCCAGGTGCACGGCGGTCTCGCCCAGGGCATCGCGCAGGCCCTGTTCGAGGAGGCGAACTACGACGACCAGGGCACCCTGGTCAACGCCACGTTCGTCGACTACACGATCCCGTCCGCGGCGGACCTGCCGAGCTTCACCACCGAGACGGTCTCCACCCCGGCGACGAGCAACCCGCTCGGCGTCAAGGGCGTCGGCGAGGCGGGCACCATCGCCTCGACCCCGGCGATCCTCAACGGCGTGCTGGACGCGGTGCGGCACCTCGGCGTCGACGAGATCGAGATGCCGACCACCTCGCAGCGCGTGTGGCGTGCGCTCCAGGTCGCCAAGGGCAAGAACCCGCAGGAGACCCCGAGCGACACCCACGCGCCCGGTGCCGGCCTCGGTTCCATCGACCCGAACAACCCCAAGGGAGAGGTCCAGTGA
- a CDS encoding (2Fe-2S)-binding protein, whose amino-acid sequence MTEVRVTVDGVNYADDVEPRMLLAQYLRETLGKTGTLIGCDTSNCGACTVHLNGQSVKSCSVLAVQADGAEVTTIEGLARDGQLHPVQEAFRECHGLQCGYCTPGMIMAAVDLLGDNPDPSEQEVREGIEGNLCRCTGYQNIVRAVQTAAKNMKPGAAQPSGQAAPVAGGN is encoded by the coding sequence ATGACAGAGGTCCGGGTCACCGTCGACGGCGTGAACTACGCCGACGACGTCGAGCCCCGCATGTTGCTCGCGCAGTACCTGAGGGAGACGCTGGGCAAGACGGGGACGCTGATCGGCTGCGACACCAGCAACTGTGGTGCCTGCACGGTTCATCTCAACGGGCAGAGCGTGAAGTCCTGCTCGGTGCTCGCGGTCCAGGCGGACGGCGCCGAGGTCACCACCATCGAGGGTCTCGCCCGCGACGGTCAGCTGCACCCGGTGCAGGAGGCCTTCCGCGAGTGCCACGGTCTGCAGTGCGGGTACTGCACGCCGGGAATGATCATGGCTGCGGTGGACCTGCTCGGGGACAACCCCGACCCGTCCGAGCAGGAGGTCCGTGAGGGCATCGAGGGCAACCTCTGCCGCTGCACGGGCTACCAGAACATCGTGCGCGCCGTGCAGACCGCGGCGAAGAACATGAAGCCGGGAGCCGCTCAGCCCTCCGGCCAGGCCGCCCCGGTTGCGGGAGGTAACTGA